In Peromyscus eremicus chromosome 2, PerEre_H2_v1, whole genome shotgun sequence, a single genomic region encodes these proteins:
- the LOC131905099 gene encoding cytochrome P450 4A10 isoform X2 produces the protein MSVSALSPFRFAGGISGFLQVASVLGLLLLLLKAVQFYLCKQWLLKAFQQFPSPPFHWFFGHKQFQGDQELQQIMKCVENFPSGFPRWFWGSQAYFTVYDPDYMRVILGRSGYGLLLLNGQPWFQHRRMLTPAFHYDILKPYVKTMADSVRLMLDKWEQLAAQDSAVEIFQHISLMTLDTVMKCAFSHKGSVQVDRNYKTYIQAIGDLNNLFYSRVRNIFHQNDTIYSLSSNGRLANRACQLAHDHTDGVIKMRKDQLQDEGEVEKVKKKRRLDFLDILLFARMENGDSLSDKDLRAEVDTFMFEGHDTTASGVSWIFYALAKHPEHQRRCREEVQSLLGDGSSITWDHLDQMPYTTMCIKEALRLYPPVPGIVRELSTPVTFPDGRSLPKGVSVTLSIYALHHNPKVWPNPEVCTGFFQTQPLVPALLRRSKELHWETICHE, from the exons ATGAGTGTCTCTGCTCTGAGCCCCTTCAGGTTCGCAGGCGGCATCTCTGGCTTCCTGCAAGTGGCCTCGGTGCTTGgcttgctcctgctgctgctgaaaGCAGTCCAGTTCTACCTGTGCAAGCAATGGCTACTCAAGGCTTTCCAgcagttcccatccccaccctttCACTGGTTCTTTGGGCATAAG CAGTTCCAAGGTGACCAGGAGCTACAGCAGATTATGAAGTGTGTGGAGAACTTTCCAAGTGGCTTTCCTCGCTGGTTCTGGGGGAGCCAAGCTTACTTTACTGTCTACGACCCTGACTACATGAGGGTGATTCTGGGGCGATCAG GCTATGGTTTGCTTTTGCTGAATGGACAGCCATGGTTCCAGCACCGTCGGATGCTAACCCCAGCCTTTCACTATGACATTCTGAAGCCCTATGTAAAGACCATGGCTGACTCTGTACGGTTGATGTTG GACAAATGGGAACAGCTGGCTGCTCAGGACTCCGCTGTAGAGATCTTTCAACACATCTCCTTGATGACCCTAGACACCGTCATGAAGTGTGCCTTCAGCCACAAGGGTAGTGTCCAGGTGGATAG AAATTACAAGACCTACATCCAGGCCATTGGGGACCTGAACAACCTGTTTTATTCCCGTGTGCGGAACATCTTTCATCAGAATGACACTATCTACAGTCTGTCCTCCAATGGCCGCTTGGCCAACCGTGCCTGTCAACTTGCTCATGATCACACAG ATGGAGTGATCAAGATGAGAAAGGATCAGCTGCAGGATGAGGGAGAGGTGGAGAAGGTCAAAAAGAAGAGACGTTTGGATTTTCTGGACATTCTCTTGTTTGCCAGG ATGGAGAATGGGGACAGCTTGTCTGACAAGGATCTACGTGCAGAGGTGGACACATTCATGTTCGAGGGCCATGACACCACAGCCAGTGGAGTCTCATGGATCTTCTATGCTCTGGCCAAACACCCTGAACACCAGCGGAGATGCAGGGAGGAAGTTCAGAGCCTCCTGGGGGATGGATCATCCATTACCTG GGATCACCTGGACCAGATGCCCTACACCACCATGTGCATCAAGGAGGCCCTGAGGCTCTACCCACCTGTCCCAGGCATTGTTAGAGAGCTCAGCACACCTGTCACCTTCCCTGATGGCCGCTCTTTACCCAAAG GTGTCTCAGTCACACTCTCCATTTATGCACTCCACCACAACCCGAAGGTGTGGCCAAACCCAGAG GTTTGCACCGGATTCTTCCAGACACAGCCACTCGTTCCTGCCCTTCTCAGGAGGAGCAAG GAACTGCATTGGGAAACAATTTGCCATGAATGA
- the LOC131905099 gene encoding cytochrome P450 4A10 isoform X1 — protein MSVSALSPFRFAGGISGFLQVASVLGLLLLLLKAVQFYLCKQWLLKAFQQFPSPPFHWFFGHKQFQGDQELQQIMKCVENFPSGFPRWFWGSQAYFTVYDPDYMRVILGRSDPKANGAYRLLAPWIGYGLLLLNGQPWFQHRRMLTPAFHYDILKPYVKTMADSVRLMLDKWEQLAAQDSAVEIFQHISLMTLDTVMKCAFSHKGSVQVDRNYKTYIQAIGDLNNLFYSRVRNIFHQNDTIYSLSSNGRLANRACQLAHDHTDGVIKMRKDQLQDEGEVEKVKKKRRLDFLDILLFARMENGDSLSDKDLRAEVDTFMFEGHDTTASGVSWIFYALAKHPEHQRRCREEVQSLLGDGSSITWDHLDQMPYTTMCIKEALRLYPPVPGIVRELSTPVTFPDGRSLPKGVSVTLSIYALHHNPKVWPNPEVFDPSRFAPDSSRHSHSFLPFSGGARNCIGKQFAMNELKVVVALTLLRFELLPDPTRVPILLPRLVLKSKNGIYLYLKKIH, from the exons ATGAGTGTCTCTGCTCTGAGCCCCTTCAGGTTCGCAGGCGGCATCTCTGGCTTCCTGCAAGTGGCCTCGGTGCTTGgcttgctcctgctgctgctgaaaGCAGTCCAGTTCTACCTGTGCAAGCAATGGCTACTCAAGGCTTTCCAgcagttcccatccccaccctttCACTGGTTCTTTGGGCATAAG CAGTTCCAAGGTGACCAGGAGCTACAGCAGATTATGAAGTGTGTGGAGAACTTTCCAAGTGGCTTTCCTCGCTGGTTCTGGGGGAGCCAAGCTTACTTTACTGTCTACGACCCTGACTACATGAGGGTGATTCTGGGGCGATCAG ATCCAAAGGCGAATGGTGCCTACAGATTACTGGCTCCTTGGATTG GCTATGGTTTGCTTTTGCTGAATGGACAGCCATGGTTCCAGCACCGTCGGATGCTAACCCCAGCCTTTCACTATGACATTCTGAAGCCCTATGTAAAGACCATGGCTGACTCTGTACGGTTGATGTTG GACAAATGGGAACAGCTGGCTGCTCAGGACTCCGCTGTAGAGATCTTTCAACACATCTCCTTGATGACCCTAGACACCGTCATGAAGTGTGCCTTCAGCCACAAGGGTAGTGTCCAGGTGGATAG AAATTACAAGACCTACATCCAGGCCATTGGGGACCTGAACAACCTGTTTTATTCCCGTGTGCGGAACATCTTTCATCAGAATGACACTATCTACAGTCTGTCCTCCAATGGCCGCTTGGCCAACCGTGCCTGTCAACTTGCTCATGATCACACAG ATGGAGTGATCAAGATGAGAAAGGATCAGCTGCAGGATGAGGGAGAGGTGGAGAAGGTCAAAAAGAAGAGACGTTTGGATTTTCTGGACATTCTCTTGTTTGCCAGG ATGGAGAATGGGGACAGCTTGTCTGACAAGGATCTACGTGCAGAGGTGGACACATTCATGTTCGAGGGCCATGACACCACAGCCAGTGGAGTCTCATGGATCTTCTATGCTCTGGCCAAACACCCTGAACACCAGCGGAGATGCAGGGAGGAAGTTCAGAGCCTCCTGGGGGATGGATCATCCATTACCTG GGATCACCTGGACCAGATGCCCTACACCACCATGTGCATCAAGGAGGCCCTGAGGCTCTACCCACCTGTCCCAGGCATTGTTAGAGAGCTCAGCACACCTGTCACCTTCCCTGATGGCCGCTCTTTACCCAAAG GTGTCTCAGTCACACTCTCCATTTATGCACTCCACCACAACCCGAAGGTGTGGCCAAACCCAGAG GTGTTTGACCCTTCCAGGTTTGCACCGGATTCTTCCAGACACAGCCACTCGTTCCTGCCCTTCTCAGGAGGAGCAAG GAACTGCATTGGGAAACAATTTGCCATGAATGAGCTGAAGGTGGTTGTGGCCCTGACCCTGCTCCGCTTTGAGCTGCTACCAGATCCCACCAGGGTCCCCATCCTCTTACCACGACTTGTGTTGAAATCCAAGAATGGGATCTACCTGTATCTCAAGAAGATCCACTAA